A region from the Rhinoderma darwinii isolate aRhiDar2 chromosome 2, aRhiDar2.hap1, whole genome shotgun sequence genome encodes:
- the ELF3 gene encoding ETS-related transcription factor Elf-3 isoform X1 produces MFLESCTGPKMARENCEISSIFNNYITTLYPTVQAHAVSTGTFTNQDNDKLLTFAIPGNISELTAEICDLAQDLPHMWTQQQVLDWISYNVERNKWDAITIDLTQCEMDGQCLCQLSRENMRAKFGGLGDKLYDHLWQLKNWQTQPSSNSYGSSDYELKFHLSEECPSEWDLIYDYIKNDDNNLQFGVKKEIEFELCGEKTTDPGYYSDPISPASSKSCGSGSYSPQAGDSAGSDLDMEVKTSLEKDILSNYNKSDGTPNKRRRGRPRKIYSDSTDILETKKSKHSARGTHLWEFILHILLNPNLYDGLLKWEDRSEGVFKFLRSEAVAQLWGQKKKNSSMTYEKLSRAMRYYYKREILERVHGRRLVYKFGKNASGWRLGDKGSFGC; encoded by the exons ATGTTTCTGGAATCCTGCACAG GGCCTAAGATGGCAAGAGAAAACTGTGAGATCAGCAGTATCTTTAACAATTATATTACAACTTTATATCCAACTGTCCAAGCCCATGCTGTGTCAACTGGGACTTTTACAAATCAAGACAATGACAAGTTACTTACATTTGCTATACCAGGAAACATTAGCGAGCTAACAG CAGAGATATGTGACTTGGCCCAGGATTTGCCTCACATGTGGACACAGCAGCAGGTGTTGGACTGGATCAGTTATAATGTAGAGAGAAACAAGTGGGATGCCATTACTATAGACTTAACCCAATGTGAAATGGATGGACAGTGCCTATGTCAACTGAGCAGAGAAAATATGAGGGCAAAGTTTGGTGGCCTTGGGGATAAACTCTATGACCATTTGTGGCAACTTAAAAATT GGCAAACTCAACCGTCATCAAATTCATATGGTTCTAGTGATTATGAATTAAAGTTTCACCTTTCAGAGG AATGTCCTTCTGAATGGGACCTAATCTATGACTATATCAAAAATGACGATAATAATTTGCAGTTtggagtaaaaaaagaaatag AGTTTGAGTTGTGCGGAGAGAAAACAACAGATCCAGGTTATTATTCTGATCCAATTTCCCCTGCCAGCTCCAAGTCTTGTGGGTCTG GATCATATAGCCCTCAAGCTGGAGATTCTGCAGGAAGTGATCTTGACATGGAGGTCAAAACATCTCTAGAAAAAG acattttatcAAACTATAACAAAAGTGATGGAACCCCCAATAAGAGAAGGAGGGGCAGACCCCGGAAAATTTATTCTGATAGCACAGATATCTTAGAGACTAAGAAAAGCAAGCACT CTGCACGTGGTACACACCTTTGGGAGTTTATTCTGCATATATTATTGAACCCTAATTTATATGACGGTCTCTTAAAGTGGGAGGACCGGTCTGAAGGAGTTTTCAAGTTTCTTCGTTCAGAGGCAGTTGCCCAACTTTggggacagaaaaagaaaaattccAGTATGACATATGAGAAGCTTAGCCGAGCTATGAG ATATTACTACAAACGAGAAATTCTTGAgcgcgtccatggccgcagattAGTGTATAAATTTGGGAAAAACGCCAGTGGTTGGCGCCTGGGAGACAAAGGATCCTTTGGATGTTAG
- the ELF3 gene encoding ETS-related transcription factor Elf-3 isoform X2 — MFLESCTGPKMARENCEISSIFNNYITTLYPTVQAHAVSTGTFTNQDNDKLLTFAIPGNISELTAEICDLAQDLPHMWTQQQVLDWISYNVERNKWDAITIDLTQCEMDGQCLCQLSRENMRAKFGGLGDKLYDHLWQLKNWQTQPSSNSYGSSDYELKFHLSEEFELCGEKTTDPGYYSDPISPASSKSCGSGSYSPQAGDSAGSDLDMEVKTSLEKDILSNYNKSDGTPNKRRRGRPRKIYSDSTDILETKKSKHSARGTHLWEFILHILLNPNLYDGLLKWEDRSEGVFKFLRSEAVAQLWGQKKKNSSMTYEKLSRAMRYYYKREILERVHGRRLVYKFGKNASGWRLGDKGSFGC, encoded by the exons ATGTTTCTGGAATCCTGCACAG GGCCTAAGATGGCAAGAGAAAACTGTGAGATCAGCAGTATCTTTAACAATTATATTACAACTTTATATCCAACTGTCCAAGCCCATGCTGTGTCAACTGGGACTTTTACAAATCAAGACAATGACAAGTTACTTACATTTGCTATACCAGGAAACATTAGCGAGCTAACAG CAGAGATATGTGACTTGGCCCAGGATTTGCCTCACATGTGGACACAGCAGCAGGTGTTGGACTGGATCAGTTATAATGTAGAGAGAAACAAGTGGGATGCCATTACTATAGACTTAACCCAATGTGAAATGGATGGACAGTGCCTATGTCAACTGAGCAGAGAAAATATGAGGGCAAAGTTTGGTGGCCTTGGGGATAAACTCTATGACCATTTGTGGCAACTTAAAAATT GGCAAACTCAACCGTCATCAAATTCATATGGTTCTAGTGATTATGAATTAAAGTTTCACCTTTCAGAGG AGTTTGAGTTGTGCGGAGAGAAAACAACAGATCCAGGTTATTATTCTGATCCAATTTCCCCTGCCAGCTCCAAGTCTTGTGGGTCTG GATCATATAGCCCTCAAGCTGGAGATTCTGCAGGAAGTGATCTTGACATGGAGGTCAAAACATCTCTAGAAAAAG acattttatcAAACTATAACAAAAGTGATGGAACCCCCAATAAGAGAAGGAGGGGCAGACCCCGGAAAATTTATTCTGATAGCACAGATATCTTAGAGACTAAGAAAAGCAAGCACT CTGCACGTGGTACACACCTTTGGGAGTTTATTCTGCATATATTATTGAACCCTAATTTATATGACGGTCTCTTAAAGTGGGAGGACCGGTCTGAAGGAGTTTTCAAGTTTCTTCGTTCAGAGGCAGTTGCCCAACTTTggggacagaaaaagaaaaattccAGTATGACATATGAGAAGCTTAGCCGAGCTATGAG ATATTACTACAAACGAGAAATTCTTGAgcgcgtccatggccgcagattAGTGTATAAATTTGGGAAAAACGCCAGTGGTTGGCGCCTGGGAGACAAAGGATCCTTTGGATGTTAG